Within the Pseudomonas fulva genome, the region TGGATACCAGGGTCAGCGAGAACATCCTCGGCACCATGTGGGACAAGCTGTTGGTCAACGTCGCCACCGGCGCGCTGACCGGCATCACCATGCTCACCTACGGCCAGCTCTACAGCGAGCTGCTGCTGCGCGAAACCGCCCTGGCTGCGGTGGCCGAAGCCATCGCCGTGGCACAGGCGGCGGGCGTCACCCTCAGCCTCACCGAGCCGGAACAGGCCTGGAACCTGGCCAGCGCCGGGCTGCCGGCCTCGTTCAAGACCTCCATGCTGCAGAGCCTGGAAAAGGGCTCGATCACCGAAATCGATTTCATCAACGGCGCCGTGGTGCGGCTCGGCCAGCGCCATGGCATCGCCACGCCCGTCAACGCCACGCTGGTGGCCTGCATCAAGGGCATCGAACGGGCCATGGCCGATCAACAACAAGAGGAAACCAAGCGATGAGTATTCCCAAAGCCTATCTGGAGCACGTGGCCTTCCCGGTCAGTGATATCCACTGGTACATCAAGTTCTTCCACGACGTGTTCGGCATGACTATGCGTGAAGTGCACGGCACCCTCGAGGAGCCGACCCAGTACTGGACCCTCGGCGGCATGCAGTTCATCAGCCAGCCAGGTTTTGCCGGGCCGGAAGGGCGCATGGGCCACCTGGGCATGATGTGCGAAGACATGGAAGCGGCGCTGGCCGCTGCCCTGGGTTTCGAGGGCGTGACCGTGATGCCCCAGGGCAGCAACTGGCTGCGCCTGCCCGATGGCCTGGCCGTGGAGTTCATCCAGGCTTCGCCGGCCAGTGCGGTGGCCCAAGCCCTGGCGGTGAATGCCCGGGTGGAGGTGTCGGCATGAGCATTGTCGAGAAATACTGGGACGATGCCCAGGAGGGCGACGAAGCCATCACCCCCAGCTACAGGGTGACCAAGGAGCGCATCCTGGCCTACGCCGACCTGACCGGCGACCACACGCCGGTGCATGTCGACGAGGAATACGCCAAGGCCAGCCATTTCGGCGGCCTGGTCGCCCATGGGCTGATGGGACTGTCCATCGCCGACGGCCTGAAGACCCAGTGCGAGTACCGCTTCCTGCCCGGCATGTCGCTGGGCTGGACCTGGGATTTCCTGCTGCCGATCCGCGTCGATGACGTGCTGCACGTGAAGATGCGCGTCGGCGCCATGCGTGCCAGCAAGAGCAAGCCGGGCTGGGGCATCGTGGTGCTGCCGTCGGAATTGATCAACCAGAAGGGCGAAGTGGTGCAGCGCGGTGAACACCGCCTGATGGTGCCGCGCCGGGAGGCCAGCGTATGAGCCAGCCACTGCCGCTCAAAGGCATCCGCGTCATCGATTACAGCCATTTTCTCGCCGGCCCCTATGTGGGCCGTTGCCTGGCGGCCCTGGGCGCCGAGGTGATCAAGGTCGAGCGGCCGGGCAGCGGCGACGCCGGCCGGCAACACGCCTTCATCCTCGACGACCAGCAGAGCGGCTACTTCCTGCAGCTCAACATGGGCAAGCAGGGCGTCAGCGTGAACATGAAGGACCCGCGCGGCAAAGCCTTCATGCACAAGCTCTGCGACAGCGCCGACGTGTTCATCGAGAACTACCGCCCCGGCGCGCTGGACAAGCTTGGCCTGGGCTACAAGGAGCTTGCCGAGCGCAACCCGAAGCTGGTGTATTGCTCGATTTCCGCCTACGGCCACACCGGCCCGGATGCGCACCGCGCCGGCTTCGGGCTGATCGCCGAAGCCAAGAGCGGCATCATGCAGATGGTCGGCACACCCGGTGAGGCGCCGCCGCTGCTGCGCATTTCCCTGGGCGACATGTACACCGGCATCCACGCGGTGGCGGCCATCAACGCCGCGTTGCTGGGCCGCGTGAACAGCGGCAAGGGCCAGCACATCGACATGGCGCTGTACGACACCCTGGTGTCGATGCACGAGTACGCGGTGCAGTGCTACACCCTGTCCGGCGGGGAAATCCTGCCGCAACAGACCGGCCATGACATGCCGACCTCGACGCTCTACGGCGTATTCCGCGCCGCCGACGGCGACCTGGTGATCGCCGCCCAGGTCGACGATTCCTGGAAGCGCTTCGCCGCCCTGGTCGAGGCCGACGCTGGCGTTGCCGGGTTCAGCAGCGACACGCGCTTCCATACCCTCAACGGGCGCAACGAGCACCGCGAAGAAATCCTCACCATCGTACGTCGCTGGGTCGGCGCCAACCCGGTGGCCCGCCTGCTGTCGCTGCTCGACGAGGTGGATGTGCCGAGCGCCAAGGTGCAGCGCATCGATGAAGTGGTCAACGACCCGCAGATCCAGGCGCGCGGCATGATCATGGAGCAGCAGCATCCGCGTTACGGCACCCTGAAATTGCCGAACCTGCCGTTCCGCTTTTCCGATTGCGATACCACGGTCACCCGCGTCGCGCCGGACCTGGGTGAACACAACGCACAGGTCGCCGCGCAACTGGGCTTCAGCCTCGAGGAAATCACCCAACTGCAGGCCGACGGTGTGCTGTACAGCCATGGAGACAAAGCATGACAGACCAATATGCCGTGATCGGTAACCCCATCGGTCACACCAAGTCGCCGCTGATTCACGGGCTGTTCGCCGAGAGTTGCGGGCAGCAGATCGAGTACACCGCCATCGAAGGTTCGACCAGCGACTTCGCCGGTGACGTGGCACTTTTCAGGGCCAAGGGCGGGCTGGGCATGAACATCACCGCGCCGTTCAAGCTGCAGGCCTTCGAGCTGGCCACCCAGCCCAGCGAGCGGGCGCGCCTGGCGCGGGCGGCCAACGCCTTCAAATTCGAGGGCGATGCGGTGCTGGCCGAGAACTTCGATGGCGTTGGCCTGCTGCGCGATATCGAGCACAACCTTGGCCAGCCGCTGGCTGGGCGCCGGGTGCTGCTGCTCGGCGCTGGCGGTGCGGTGCGCGGCGCCTTGCTGCCGTTTTTGGGCGCCGGCCCGGCGCGCCTGGTGCTGGCCAACCGCGACATGGCCAAGGCACGGGTGCTGGAGAGCGAAGTCAGTGACCCGCGCCTACAGCTGAGCACCTACGACGAGCTGGCCGGGGAGTCGTTCGACCTGGTGATCAACGCCACCTCGGCCAGCCTTACCGGCGAGCTGCCGCCCGTGCCGGAGTCGGTGTTCGCCAACGCGGCGCTGGCCTATGAGCTCGCCTACGGCAAGGGGCTGACACCGTTTCTGCAGGTGGCCAAAAAGGCCGGCGTAAGCACTCTGGCGGACGGCGTCGGCATGCTCGTCGAGCAGGCGGCCGAAGCCTTCGAATGGTGGCGCGGCGTGCGCCCGCAAACCGGGCCGGTAATCAAGCGACTCACCGTGCCGCTGGTTTGAGGGGGTAGACGATGAAAGTACTCATGCTGCACGGCATCAACCACAACATGTTCGGCAAGCGCGACCCGGTGCAGTACGGCACCATCACCCTGGACGAAATCGACGCGCGCCTGGGCGAGCTGGCCGCGTCCCTCGGTGTGCAGATCGACAGCTTCCAGAGCAACTACGAAGGCGCCATGTGCGAACGCATCCACCAGGCCTTCCTGGAAGGCACCGACGCGGTGCTGATCAACGCCGGCGCCTGGACCCACTACAGCTACGGCATCCGCGATGCGCTGGCGATCCTCACCGTGCCGGTGGTGGAAATCCACATGTCCAACATCCATGCCCGTGAAGCCTTCCGCCATCACTCGGTATTCGCCGAAGTGGTGCGCGGGCAGATCAGCGGTTTTGGCGTGGACAGCTACCTGCTCGGCCTGCGTACAGCCGTGACGGCGGTGCGCGGCGAACAGGCTTGAGCGAGCTGGCCGCTCGGAACCTGTTCACGATCTTTTTAGGCGACATTAAAGAGGCTGCTACAAGGCAGAAGCAGACATCGGGCGACCTCGTAGGACGGGCTTTAGCCCCGAGCTTTTTATCAAGGCAAACAAGAGCTCGGGGCTGAAGCCCCTCCTACAAAAGCCGCGCATTTACCGACCGCTCCTGCCACTTAGCTGCCAAAATCGTGAACGATTATGAACAGGTTCTCAGGGGCGAGCGGGCCACGCTTCATTACGCTGACGCTATCTGCTGGCCCCAGCGCGCCATCGCGAAATCGACGAAGCGGCGCAGCTTGGGCAACTGATAACGGTCTGGCGAGTAGATCAGGTGCATCGGTCTGCTCGGCAGTTTGTAGTCCGGCAGCAGGGCGACCATACGACCCTCACGCAGATCTGGTTCGGCATAGGCATCGGGCAGCATGACGATGCCGCCGCCCACCGTGGCGCTTCGGTACAGCGCGGCCGAGCTGTTCATCACCATGGTGCCGCTGATCTCCACGGTGACTTCACCTTCCGGCCCCATCAGCCGCCAGTGCTTGTCCACGCCACTCCAGTCATCGCCGGCGGGGTAGGCGAAGGTCAGGCAATTGTGCGCTTGCAGGTCTTGGGGCGTCAGGGGCACGCCACGGCGCGCCAAGTACTGCGGCGAGGCGCAGAGGGTCATGGTGTAGTCCTGCAGGGGGCGTGCGATCAGGCGGCTGTTTTCCTGCATGTTGCCCATGCGGATGGCCGCATCGAAGCCGCTGTCGAGCAAATCCACCCGCAGGTTACTGAGCACCAGGTCGAGCTTGACCTTGGGGTACTGCAGCGAGAATTCACACAGCGCAGGGGCCAGCACTTCCGAGCCGAAGGTCAGCGGTGCGGTGATGCGCAAGGTGCCCGAGGGCTCTTCCTGAGCCTGCTCGGCCAGGCGTTCGGAGGCAGCCACCAGCCCGAGCACCTCCAGACAGCGCTGGTAATAGGCCGTGCCGAACTCCGTCAGGCGCTGGCGCCGCGTGGTGCGCTTGAGCAGGCTGACGCCCAGGCGTTGCTCCAGTGCGCGCAGGTGGTTGCCGACCATGGTGGTGGAAATCTCACACTCCTGGGCGGCGGCCGTCATGCTGCCGGTTTCCACGACCTTCACGTACACCGACATTGCCTGGAATAAGTCCATTATCAAGCCCTGGTTGAAGATGATTGAAGTTTCGCGATGTTTATCCAGTTCGGGTGGCTAACGATACTGCAAACACCACCCGATGACTGCTGGAGCGTTACGTCATGACCACCGACTGCCTGATGTCCACTTACAAACCCCTGGCCCTGAGCTTCGTCCGTGGTCTGGGCGCGCGACTCTGGGATCAGGCCGGTCGCGAGTACCTGGATGC harbors:
- the aroE gene encoding shikimate dehydrogenase, with product MTDQYAVIGNPIGHTKSPLIHGLFAESCGQQIEYTAIEGSTSDFAGDVALFRAKGGLGMNITAPFKLQAFELATQPSERARLARAANAFKFEGDAVLAENFDGVGLLRDIEHNLGQPLAGRRVLLLGAGGAVRGALLPFLGAGPARLVLANRDMAKARVLESEVSDPRLQLSTYDELAGESFDLVINATSASLTGELPPVPESVFANAALAYELAYGKGLTPFLQVAKKAGVSTLADGVGMLVEQAAEAFEWWRGVRPQTGPVIKRLTVPLV
- a CDS encoding CaiB/BaiF CoA transferase family protein codes for the protein MSQPLPLKGIRVIDYSHFLAGPYVGRCLAALGAEVIKVERPGSGDAGRQHAFILDDQQSGYFLQLNMGKQGVSVNMKDPRGKAFMHKLCDSADVFIENYRPGALDKLGLGYKELAERNPKLVYCSISAYGHTGPDAHRAGFGLIAEAKSGIMQMVGTPGEAPPLLRISLGDMYTGIHAVAAINAALLGRVNSGKGQHIDMALYDTLVSMHEYAVQCYTLSGGEILPQQTGHDMPTSTLYGVFRAADGDLVIAAQVDDSWKRFAALVEADAGVAGFSSDTRFHTLNGRNEHREEILTIVRRWVGANPVARLLSLLDEVDVPSAKVQRIDEVVNDPQIQARGMIMEQQHPRYGTLKLPNLPFRFSDCDTTVTRVAPDLGEHNAQVAAQLGFSLEEITQLQADGVLYSHGDKA
- a CDS encoding VOC family protein — encoded protein: MSIPKAYLEHVAFPVSDIHWYIKFFHDVFGMTMREVHGTLEEPTQYWTLGGMQFISQPGFAGPEGRMGHLGMMCEDMEAALAAALGFEGVTVMPQGSNWLRLPDGLAVEFIQASPASAVAQALAVNARVEVSA
- a CDS encoding MaoC family dehydratase; amino-acid sequence: MSIVEKYWDDAQEGDEAITPSYRVTKERILAYADLTGDHTPVHVDEEYAKASHFGGLVAHGLMGLSIADGLKTQCEYRFLPGMSLGWTWDFLLPIRVDDVLHVKMRVGAMRASKSKPGWGIVVLPSELINQKGEVVQRGEHRLMVPRREASV
- the aroQ gene encoding type II 3-dehydroquinate dehydratase, which codes for MKVLMLHGINHNMFGKRDPVQYGTITLDEIDARLGELAASLGVQIDSFQSNYEGAMCERIHQAFLEGTDAVLINAGAWTHYSYGIRDALAILTVPVVEIHMSNIHAREAFRHHSVFAEVVRGQISGFGVDSYLLGLRTAVTAVRGEQA
- a CDS encoding LysR family transcriptional regulator; amino-acid sequence: MDLFQAMSVYVKVVETGSMTAAAQECEISTTMVGNHLRALEQRLGVSLLKRTTRRQRLTEFGTAYYQRCLEVLGLVAASERLAEQAQEEPSGTLRITAPLTFGSEVLAPALCEFSLQYPKVKLDLVLSNLRVDLLDSGFDAAIRMGNMQENSRLIARPLQDYTMTLCASPQYLARRGVPLTPQDLQAHNCLTFAYPAGDDWSGVDKHWRLMGPEGEVTVEISGTMVMNSSAALYRSATVGGGIVMLPDAYAEPDLREGRMVALLPDYKLPSRPMHLIYSPDRYQLPKLRRFVDFAMARWGQQIASA